The Syntrophobacterales bacterium genomic sequence GTTCAACAAAGTTGAAAAAATTGATGTCTTCCTTAAAAGAATCCAGGGCACAGTACAGAATAGCGAGGCGACGCATAAATTCAGAATCATTAAGGCCGAGGGATTTAGCGTAACTATGTATTTTTTCCTTCTCGGCGGTGGGAAGTCTTACATGAATCCGGTCATCTTTAGCGGTTCCAGCGGTTCTCATCGTCCCTCTGATAAAATGTAATTTTGCGCATTAAGCCTTTTTGCTATATGTAGTATGTAGGCTAATCTCTACTACGACATATGGAAATAATCAAGACATATTTCCAAAATCTCAATCCTTTCAGAGGATATACAATAGAGATTTTGTCGCTGGAAGGATAATTAGTAATGAACGATCTGAAAAAGTATTTGGATGAGCAGCCATCAACAGGATAGAAAACTGGAGTTGCAGTCCCACAATTAACAATCGGCTTCGGGCCGGTTATTGGACAAGGCTTTGTGAAAAGACGCTGGCTATCGTGTTCAGTTAAGCCCTGTCAACATATAAGACGAAATATACCATACTATCTCTATGGAAATTAACGAAACTCAATATGCACTGATGGTTGCCGCATCCGATAGGAACGCCGTAGTATTTTCACTTTCAGGAGATGCACCGCAAGGACGTAGCCGGATATGGTTTGCTCTTTAGACCGACATATCATAAAGGATAGAATTTGAATCTAGGTTTGTGGGTAATGTGGTCAACAAGAACAGGTCGGCCTGAATATCATTTGTGAGACCTCGATTTTCCGAAAAAATGGGCGATCCTTCTGTCTAAACCGAGTAGGATAGGGGGGACAAACAGGTTGGCCACATCTTTCCATGAATTGCCTTTCTGCTTCAGCCAACGGACCCTCCATTTCTCAAATTCCTCATAAAACTTTTCAAGAGGGTATTGCCTGCCTTTGAAACCGATCCCGACCACTGTGTGTGGAAACCTGTCGATCCCAGCATAGCCGACAAAAGAGGAGGCAAAAGGCGCAAGAAGGCTTCTGAAGCCGTCAGGGGTAAAACGCCAGTAATCATATGGAGTGGCGTGAATTCTGAAGTCGAGTACCGATGTTATTACGACGATCCCGTCCGGCTTAAGTATTCTGTGTATTTCATGAAGAGCGGTATGTGGAAATTCCACGTGCTCAAGGGTGTCGAGTGTGATGACTGTACCTACCGTGCTGTCCGGCTGGTCAATGTGGTGGAGGTTAAGGACACGGTCGACGCCGGTACCCTCACGCATGTCACATCCTACGTACTCCTTGCCCGAAAAAAAGGACCTCAAATCGGCGATTCCTTCCAGACCAGGCAATTGAAGGGCACCAAATTCGTAAACCGGTTGCTCAATAGGCAGGGTCTTAGCGATGATTCCGGCGAATTGCCTGATAGATTTCCTCATTATCCTTATCCTTGATCCTTCTCTTGAAGACTGGCTGTTTTTTAAACCGGTCCGACTCCATTCCATCCTTTGATTGGTATATTAATAGAACAAAACCATGGAGAAATCAACCGTGTGATAGTATAATAATTTTCTATCTTATGTATAAAACCAGGCCGCCGCGTCCCGTGAGTAATAAGGAAATTCATGGCCTGTGCCTAAGGAGAGACAATAATGAGATCGGACAGAATGAAGAAAGGGATCGAAAAGGCACCTCACAGAACTTTGTTTAGCGCGATGGGTTGCCTGCCCGAAGAACTTGAAAGACCGATAATAGGGATCGCTAATTCAGCAAATGAGCTTATACCGGGACACATCCAACTGAATAGGGTCTGCCAGGCCGTCAAGGACGGCATCAGACTGGCGGGCGGTACGCCCATGGAATTTTCCACTATAGGTATTTGCGATGGCATTGCCATGAACCACGAGGGTATGAAATATTCTCTCGGCTCAAGGGAACTGATCTGCGACTCCGTTGAAGTAATGGCGAAAGCATACCCCTTTGACGGCCTTGTGCTCATACCTAATTGCGATAAAATTATTCCCGGGATGATGATGGCAGCGATGAGGCTCAATATCCCTGCCATCATGATAAGCGGGGGTCCTATGCTTGCGGGAAGATTTAAAGGAAAAGCCGTGGACTTAATATCCGTCTTCGAAGGTGTGGGAAAAGTAGCTGGAGGTCTTATGACCGAGGAGGTTCTTTCCGTGCTTGAGCAGTGTGCCTGCCCTGGCCCAGGCTCCTGTGCCGGTATGTTTACCGCCAATTCCATGAACTGCCTCTCCGAAGCGCTTGGTATAGCCCTTCCTGGCAATGGGACGATCCCTGCGGTGCATGCGGCACGCATAAGACTTGCCAAGGTCACGGGGAAGAGAATTGTAGACTTGGTGAAAGAGGATCTTAAGCCGAGAGACATTGTGACCATGGATTCCTTCGTAAATGCCATAACTGTTGACATGGCCTTCGGGGGGTCCTCAAATACCGCCCTCCACCTTCCGGCCGTAGCCCATGAGGCTGGCATTAACCTGCCCCTTTCTCTTTTCGACGAAATTTCCGAGAAGGTACCTCATCTCTGTAACATGAGTCCTGCCGGGCCCCATCACCTTGAGGACCTGTGTGAGGCCGGAGGTGTATATGGCATCATGAAGGAGCTTTCGAAGAAGAAACTTATCAACAGGAAGTGTGTAACGGTGGCGGGCAAAAAAGTGGGAGATCTCCTCAAAGATGCTACAATTGAAGATAGAGAAGTGATCCGCCCCTTTAGTGCACCTTATCACGAGAAGGGCGGTCTCGCTGTATTGAGCGGCAGCCTTGCTCCCGATGGCGCGATAGTGAAGCGGATAGGCGTTCATGAGAGCGCCTGGCATTTTAACGGGAAGGCAAGAATCTTTGAGAGCGAGGAGGACGCAGGATCAGCAATCATGGAAGGAAGGGTTAAACCAGGAGAAGTGCTGATAATACGGTATGAGGGTCCCAAAGGAGGCCCTGGAATGAGGGAGATGCTTACCCCCACGAGCGTTCTTGCTGGAAGAGGGTTGGATGCTCAATGTGCTCTCATAACCGACGGAAGGTTTTCAGGAGGAACCAGAGGGTTGTGTATAGGCCATGTCTCCCCTGAAGCTGCCGAAGGAGGCCCAATTGCCTTCGTGCAGAACGGAGATATAATAGAGATTGACCTCATCAGGAAAAGTATAGACCTGAAGGTGAGCCCCAGGGAGTTGGAAAAGAGAAAGAGGGCGTGGAAGCGTCCTGAACCGAAGATAAAGACAGGCTACATGGCGCGCTACGCGGAGAAAGTAACGAGCGCGGCGACCGGGGCGGTTTTTAAGTGAAACTTTGGATGCCTGACCGATTCGAAAAAGGTGTACGGGAATTCGGGCGGAAGAGGAGATAAAGAGGAGAATGAAAGCCGATAGCTCTTTTTTCAATCTTTATCATCATAATTTCGTCCGTCTCGCCATGGCGGTGCCCGAGGTAAGGGTTGCGGACCCTGCCTTTAACGCGAGGACGACAATAGACCTGGCGAAGAAAGCAGAGGAGGAAAAGGCCCTTATAGTAGTATTTCCGGAACTGGGACTGTCGGCCTATACCTGTGAGGATCTTTTTCATCAGCAAGCACTTCTTGATGGTTGCCTGGGAGCACTTTCGGAGATATGCACAGCCTCCAGGAACTTATCAGTCGTCATTGTGGCAGGACTGCCCCTGAAAGTCGACCACATGCTCTTCAACTGCGCAGTCATCGTTTTTCGGGGCCAAATTTGCGGGGTTGTGCCCAAGACCTATCTGCCCAATTACCGGGAGTATTATGAGTTGCGCCAATTTACAACCGGAGACTGCGTTCGTGAGGGCAGTCTCCGTCTTCTGGGGCAGTCTGATATTCCTTTTGGTAATAACCTTCTTTTTAAGACTAACAGCCAGCCGCTTTTGACGCTTCACATTGAGATATGCGAGGACTTGTGGGTACCGATCCCTCCTTCATCCTATGCCGCACTGGCAGGAGCCACTGTACTCATAAACCTTTCCGCGTCGAATGCGACTGTGACGAAAGATGATTACAGGCGCCAGCTTGTATCCAATCAGTCTGCCAGATGTCTTGCCGCATACCTCTATACCGCTGCCGGAGTCGGAGAATCCACCACTGATCTGGCATGGGACGGACATGGGATGATCTGCGAGAACGGTACCATGATAGCGGAGACGAAACGGTTCTCTTATGAGCCGCAACTGGTTACCGGAGACGTCGACCTCGACCGTCTGATCCAAGACCGCCTGCATCAAAACAGCTTCAGCCGGAATGCCGAGAGAAACTCCGCAGATCTTGCCGGATTTCGCACTGTGCTGTTGGAAGTACCTCTTCCTGTTGAGGAAACGCTATTTCTTCGCAGGAGTTATGAGCGTTTCCCTTTTGTTCCAAGTGGCCGGTCCAGTCAGGATGACAGGTGTAGAGAAGTTTACGAGATCCAGGTTCAGGGACTGGTGAAGCGTCTTCAGGCCACCGGCATAAAGAACGTAGTAATAGGTATTTCCGGAGGGTTGGATTCAACCCATGCCCTTATTGTGTGTTCCCATGCAATGGATGTGATGGGTCTCCCAAGAACTAACATAATAGCGTGCATGATGCCAGGGTTTGCCACAAGCAATCGCACTCTTGACCAGGCCCGACGGCTGACCGCTGCAGTCGGGTGCACAACTCACGAGATTGACATCAAGCCGAGTTGCATGCGGATGTTTGAGGACATCGGTCATCCTTATGCACAAGGGGTACCGATATATGACATTGCCTTCGAGAATGTACAAGCCGGTGAGCGGACAAGCCATCTTTTCCGGATTGCGAACCTGAGGCAGGGGATAGTGGTGGGAACGAGTGATTTGAGCGAGCTTGCGTTAGGATGGAGCACATACGGAGTTGGCGACCACATGGCCCATTATCATGTCAATGCTAGTGTGCCCAAGACGCTCGTGCAGTATCTGATACGGTGGTTGGCAGACAAGAGGGAACTTGGGATGCAGGTGAGCGTGGTGCTTTACGATGTACTGGCAACTTCGATCAGCCCGGAACTGGTGCCTGGATCAACAGATGAGGAACCAGGTCAGCATTCCGAACATGTGATAGGCCCTTATGAATTGCAGGACTTCCACCTCTATTACTTGCTCCGGTTCGGTTTTCTTCCAACCAAAGTCGCTTTTCTGGCCTGGTCTGCATGGCATGACAAAATGAAAGGCACTTGGCCGGATATTCCTGAGGGACAGCGTCATCAATACACAATTGGAGAGATCAAGGCGTGGCTCAAAGTTTTTATCAGGCGTTTCTTTAAATCCAGTCAGTACAAGAGAAGTTGCATCGCAAATGCACCGAAAGTTGGGTCAGGAGGGTCTCTTTCCCCCCGGGGTGACTATCGTGCGCCGAGTGATAGTGAGGCCACGCCCTGGCTTGAATCACTGGAACGGATTCCCGAGACCGAGCCTGACTAAAAATAGATGGAGTCGAAGCCGAAGAGATCCGTCATCTAAATCTTATTTCATTTTAATAATAAGATTTTACTGTGAGGTGTGTTTTCTCTATCAAGTCGGACAGGCATATGATGAAACTGTATTTGACATACTCCTCCGGAATGGAATCAGTGGGCAGAAAATTAGCATGATGATGGCATTCGATAGTTTTGGGTATGATATTCGATAATTGCCAGTGATGTACCAATTTGGATCCTAAAATGGCACGGTTGATGCCGTAAGATGTCTCCTCTATACCGATGAGCGGTAAATCGGATGCGACTGGTTCAGGAATAAAGCATTTTCCTATAGGGTCTTTCCACGAACTTCCTAAAATTTCTTGACTATTTTCACTAAAATATCATAAACGTCTTCGTTTCTGAAGTTAAATCTGAATTCGCATTCTTTGATGTGCTAGTAAACTC encodes the following:
- a CDS encoding class I SAM-dependent methyltransferase codes for the protein MRKSIRQFAGIIAKTLPIEQPVYEFGALQLPGLEGIADLRSFFSGKEYVGCDMREGTGVDRVLNLHHIDQPDSTVGTVITLDTLEHVEFPHTALHEIHRILKPDGIVVITSVLDFRIHATPYDYWRFTPDGFRSLLAPFASSFVGYAGIDRFPHTVVGIGFKGRQYPLEKFYEEFEKWRVRWLKQKGNSWKDVANLFVPPILLGLDRRIAHFFGKSRSHK
- the ilvD gene encoding dihydroxy-acid dehydratase, producing the protein MRSDRMKKGIEKAPHRTLFSAMGCLPEELERPIIGIANSANELIPGHIQLNRVCQAVKDGIRLAGGTPMEFSTIGICDGIAMNHEGMKYSLGSRELICDSVEVMAKAYPFDGLVLIPNCDKIIPGMMMAAMRLNIPAIMISGGPMLAGRFKGKAVDLISVFEGVGKVAGGLMTEEVLSVLEQCACPGPGSCAGMFTANSMNCLSEALGIALPGNGTIPAVHAARIRLAKVTGKRIVDLVKEDLKPRDIVTMDSFVNAITVDMAFGGSSNTALHLPAVAHEAGINLPLSLFDEISEKVPHLCNMSPAGPHHLEDLCEAGGVYGIMKELSKKKLINRKCVTVAGKKVGDLLKDATIEDREVIRPFSAPYHEKGGLAVLSGSLAPDGAIVKRIGVHESAWHFNGKARIFESEEDAGSAIMEGRVKPGEVLIIRYEGPKGGPGMREMLTPTSVLAGRGLDAQCALITDGRFSGGTRGLCIGHVSPEAAEGGPIAFVQNGDIIEIDLIRKSIDLKVSPRELEKRKRAWKRPEPKIKTGYMARYAEKVTSAATGAVFK
- a CDS encoding NAD(+) synthase; the encoded protein is MKADSSFFNLYHHNFVRLAMAVPEVRVADPAFNARTTIDLAKKAEEEKALIVVFPELGLSAYTCEDLFHQQALLDGCLGALSEICTASRNLSVVIVAGLPLKVDHMLFNCAVIVFRGQICGVVPKTYLPNYREYYELRQFTTGDCVREGSLRLLGQSDIPFGNNLLFKTNSQPLLTLHIEICEDLWVPIPPSSYAALAGATVLINLSASNATVTKDDYRRQLVSNQSARCLAAYLYTAAGVGESTTDLAWDGHGMICENGTMIAETKRFSYEPQLVTGDVDLDRLIQDRLHQNSFSRNAERNSADLAGFRTVLLEVPLPVEETLFLRRSYERFPFVPSGRSSQDDRCREVYEIQVQGLVKRLQATGIKNVVIGISGGLDSTHALIVCSHAMDVMGLPRTNIIACMMPGFATSNRTLDQARRLTAAVGCTTHEIDIKPSCMRMFEDIGHPYAQGVPIYDIAFENVQAGERTSHLFRIANLRQGIVVGTSDLSELALGWSTYGVGDHMAHYHVNASVPKTLVQYLIRWLADKRELGMQVSVVLYDVLATSISPELVPGSTDEEPGQHSEHVIGPYELQDFHLYYLLRFGFLPTKVAFLAWSAWHDKMKGTWPDIPEGQRHQYTIGEIKAWLKVFIRRFFKSSQYKRSCIANAPKVGSGGSLSPRGDYRAPSDSEATPWLESLERIPETEPD